ACAATTTTAATGTCAGCACTAACTTCCATACCTCAAAATACTAAGGACCGTATTCGTCAATTCCGGTTTTCTACGTCCAGAGCTGATACAATCAAGGCCATTATTCTATGCATTCAACGTTCCCCAAGTTATGAAGTAATAATTGATGAGGAATGCACGGAAGAAGCTGAAGAAGTAAATAATATTGAGGATCTTCGGGATGTACTACCTGCTAATGAGCCGAGGTATGTCCTACTTGCATACCCTACTTCAACAGTTGATTTGCGAAAAAGGACATTGCTCGTTCTTCTCTACTGGAAACCTGTTACCGTTGTTTCTCAAGAATGGAAAATGGTCTACGCAGGTGCACTAGAGCATGTGAGGAGCGAGTGTGCTCCCAATAAGTATGTGGAAGTCACATCTAGTCTTGAGGACGATAACGACGTTGACGAGCTAAAGGGCCAGCTAGAAATCAAGTGACTACATCCGTACATCGTTAAAATTACATCCATACATTATATAAAAATTAAAACTTGTCATGAATTTATTTTAACTTTTTTCTTCCGAAAAAATCCCGTATTGTGTGGATGGAATAAAGtaattattaaaaataaagCAGATGTTAACTGCTAATAAGCTTATCTTCAATCCTCATCAACAACACAATTAGCATTAAATAAATCAGTCAAAATGGGTCGTATGCATTCTAAGGTATGTCGGTGAACAATTACCGGCAGTTTTTTAAAACTGCTGTTCGGATCACAAGTTGAAGTTTTCAAGCTGTACTGGTGTATGCCATTGGATCTATATCATGAAAATGTTAGATTTCATTTGAAAAGGCTCGTTCTTTTTATCGGCATATTGCTGGGTGATTCCAATTTTACGTACATCTTTGCATTTATTGCATATGAGCACTGCGTTATGTCTTTTGACGTACGGTTGTATGGCTATACCGCTTCTTGGGTTCCGGAGAAATTCTCTGGAATTATTGATACTAACTTTGTTTACAGGGTAAGGGTatgtcttcttctgctATCCCATACAGCAGAAACGCCCCAGCTTGGTTCAAGGGTTCTTCTGATGCCGTTGTTGAGCAAATCATCAAGTACGCCAGAAAGGGTCTGACTCCTTCTCAAATTGGTGTTTTGTTGAGAGATGCTCACGGTGTCACCCAAGCTAAGGTTGTTACTGGTAACAAGATCATGAGAATCTTGAAGTCCAACGGTTTGGCTCCAGAAATCCCAGAAGACTTGTACTTCTTGATCAAGAAGGCTGTCTCTGTCAGAAAGCACTTGGAAAGAAACAGAAAGGACAAGGATGCTAAGTTCAGATTGATTTTGATTGAATCTAGAATTCACAGATTGGCTAGATACTACAGAACTGTCTCTGTTTTACCACCTAACTGGAAATACGAATCTGCCACTGCTTCTGCTTTGGTTAACTAGATGTAGATAGTGTTATTAGTATtttgtattattattactTCACCATCtagtttttttttaaaatcttGGAAATTATAATGAACCCTCGCTCTTACGAGTTTACTCCGTTAGGTAAGGTATGGATTTTACCTCGGACCTGTATGCTGATGATGGGGATATACCATCTACATCTACCAGAGGTACTTCTGGAAGGAGCAGCGACCTTGTGAATAATGAGGAACTTGAGTTAGTCCGACTACAAGAAAGGAAAGTTTCGCTAATAGCTCAGCGTGAGGAATTGTTGGCAGAAGTGACCAAGCATCAACAGAAGTTAATTGATTTTAGAGAGAATCCTAGCTTAGAATTAAAAGGCACCGAGAAATCTAAGAAACCGGTAGATCTTGTACATTTACCAAATGATCCAGGATCACTGCTTGAATTGTTCACTAAAACATTACCGATTGTCAATAGCATAAAGCGGCAGAAGAAGGTCGATGAAATAGATGTTATCAATGGCAATTCCGAGTTAGAGGACGAGCTTGCAGCAAAATACGATGCTCTTCCTTTGTTGAACAGTGACTTAAGACTAAAAATGTTAAGAAGGTCTTGTCCCTATATGAAGGTCGAACTACTAAAACCACCTTCTGTTCAGATACTTTACCTATCTGAGACTGATTTAGATTCCAAATTTACTTTAGGATATGAAGTTGATATTGATACTAATAACGGGAAAGTATTATCGTTGGAGAATTTAAAAGTCTCAGACAACATCGTCTCTGATTTCGAAGTATTACTTGACTACGCAACATCTACATTAAATATAGGTTATCTTTTGTTCGGTTGCAATGAATTCGCAAGACTTTGTGTCTCTAGGAAAACTGTCCTATCTAATTTAAAACAGTCGGTCCTCAATTCCATCTCTCATATCGAAGTGattgatgaaaatgagCAGAGTATAAAACTTGCTAAATTTGCTTGGAAAATAAAGGTTGAATACTCAATTAGCTTCATTACCGAAACGCTACCGAGTCCATGTTCTCAAATCTTCGTTACCTTGTATAAGAATGGCCAGAAGACGAAAAGCGTACAGGACATAGTCAACGGCATGATTAAGGAATACGGCGTTGTTGGAGGAATCGTAGAATTTATCAAATCATTATTTATATAATGCTAAGATTTAGTAGACTGACTAAATATGCACTTATATACTACAAGTTAAAATGCTGCTCGGGTAACGGCTGATCTAGGCTCTTAAGAAATATCTTTTTGGCAGTATGCATGTAGTTCATATAGTCCGTTTCATATCCTAGAACTCCATCACTAAacttcttccttttcttACCACGAACGCCTATCACAGTGGCCAGTGCTATATCCTCATATTCATCGAAGGCTTTGATCAATCCTAATTCTTGTCTCTTTTTCCTTGCAACTTTATGGGCTCTTAGAAGTAATGCCTGAGCTTCGGAATGAGTTAAATCTGGGGCTACCTGATAATTTGAATCGGCCTCTATCATCTCATCTACAGTTTGAGCCCAACTACTGAAATCTTCCTCTTGCTGGGAAGCTTCAGCAGGAGTAGATTCAGCAATTGCTGGTTTCAGTAAATCCTGTGAGGACTCTTGGTGCACAACTTTCACTCTTGTGCGGGGTCTCATCTTTGCTTGCTTTGGAGCAGGTTTTGCAGGTGGTTTCAGAACATCATAAGTTTCATCATTAGCTTCTTCACTATTCGTTGGACCAGAATCAAAAGCCATATCGCCCAGATTTTCATCTTTTAAATTCTGATCGCTCCCCCCTTGAGTATCCGAAAGTGCCTTTCTAGGGTGTTTCTTTAAAAACCGTAGTCTTCTTTGGTTCTGGTGGCTGCCAAATATTAGCTCCGCTTCAGTGTCAATGTCGTATTCCTGAGTTGCCAGTCTCATAGGGAATTTGTCATCTATTCCAAATAACTTAAGTGCGGGCTGAATATCTTCAGGCGTCAGCGAAGTCTCTAGATGAATGTAAGCCAGCCAGAGGAAAAAAGAAGCTCTATCCTTTGGTTGATACTTTGGGGAatcaaatatttcaaatAAAGTTGTATCTGCATCAATGTAAGGAAGCACGAAATGAACATTTACGATCTGTGGATTGTCGCATATGGTGAACAGCAAGTTCACTATATTGGGTCTGAATTTACGGTCCGTAGAAGAATACCACGTGGATAACTTCAACGGTTCCTGTCCAAGCGGTATTGTTTTCAAAATGGATTTAATTCTCGGTGTATCTTGCAGCGACTTCGGATCTCGTCTTTGATGCTGTAAGCACGGTATCGAATGGAATGTTCTTAATTGCGATGTCATCTCAGGGAAGAAATTAACTGTTGTATTCAAACGCCCGAAATTAACAAGCAAAGAAAGGACGCATGTTGAAAATGCCACCTGGTGATCAAACAGCAATTTATCACGCAATATCTTAGAACACTTTTTAGAAGACGCTATCGTTAAAACGTATAACTGCGAAAACGTCAACTTTTTGTTAGCAATAAAAAAGCGTGCATTGTAGTTCACATCTGTAACGTTCAGCGTATCTGCGTCATCCGACTCCTGCGCCGTAATGGAAAAGGTACTGCGAAAGatattttcaaaaattTGACGTTTATCAGATAACAACTCATATAGGAATGCATACTGTATATCTTTCCTTGTAAATTGTTCCCCGTCTTGTTTTTTTAAATGCCTAGTATACCGACTTGGTTCCTTACCCTTCTTCTTCGTTGGTGTCATATGATTCTGCTTCAGAGAACCATTTCTATGGTAATCAACCAATTGTCTAGCTTCATCAGATTGAGTAGACTCATCATCATGGTCCATTTCTCTTCCTATAGTACCATCTTCTTGTGTATATGTGTCCTGTGATAACACTGCATTTTTGCTGAGAACTAAAGAACCCAAATCATTTTCATTTTGCACTTGGAACACGTCGTGTATAGGATCGTAAACTCTACCGTTAGACATCATTCTCTGCTAGAATATTCACGCTTGTTTTTGATTGAATTTGAGTGATAAACAAATTAAAAGTCCACTATATATCGCTGTCCGTTTCGATAAACTTCAAATGTGGATCTATGTCCGCCCACAAAACAGCATACGCCAATATAACTTAAATGGATGGCGGCTAAAGCTACTATACCGTATCGTCCCAAGCGGTGCCCTTCCCTATCTATTGTGCTTATACTATGATAGACTGGTCTGTCGTAGTATGCAAAATACCTTCTGGGTATGATGGGGAGGGACATCTTACCTGCATAAAGCCTGATCTTACCCTCCTCAGTCGGCAAAATTTATGTCGTACCACCCGTTCACCGCAAAAAAGTACTCACCGGGTGCTTTTCCGGTTCATAGGGGTGCTACGTGTAAGGGGCAACGGTGTCAGCGGTACACTCCATAAACAATGAAGTACACAAGAACAATAAAAAGCTTACGAATTAAACGCAGGGAATAAAAACATTAACATATACCATAAAAGGCTTACGTTACAATATAAAACCCGGTAGTACGGTAATTTTCAATCTGAATCAATTGAATGCTAGTCTTATAGGATATAAAGAGGAGATCGCAAGAGGTTATATTCGATTTGTAATCCAGTACCTGGACTGCGGTTATTGGGGGGGGGGGGGCGTTTTCTATTACAAGAATTTTTGCCATTGGGAAAAGCGCCGAACCCAGATAAAGTAGATTTAGCTTTTAGACTTTAATTAGATTTTTTAATTAATGCCAACGCCAAATGATTTGGTAGCCTACACACCATTCACTCAAAAAAGAAACCACATCACTTCCCACGCATGTAAAATCACGTGACCCCTCACGTGATTAATGTATCGCAATGGTTGAGGCAATAACAACGACGAACCGAGAAACTTAAACGAGCAAGCCCGTTTTGGTTATATGAGAAAATTTAGCCAATGAGTTTATACCCCATTACAAGTAAAAATGTGAAATTTTAATGTAATTTTTTTACAGCAAAAGCTGCATATGTAGCAACCTTATTGAGTGTAGTCACTACATTAAATAGCAAAGCCACATATAGATTTTTCAACTGAATTAGAGTTGCCTTATATACTTGAGCCTCATACAAATATATAAACAAAAAACAGGTTGTGTTCCAAGCTGAAGCATTCAAACTGAACAGTTTTAAAACTCGTAGCCGTTCTCACTTACCTTCGTGCACTCGTTTTAGTTTACAGGGCCGCCTAAAACAGCTGATCTAACCACACGAGAAAAACACCAACACAAAGTTCGGCTGACTTATAAAGGAATATTATTAATCCTAAATCAGAAGATATATAGATACAGTGAAGGACAGTATAATCACGGTTTAGTTTCTTTATCGGGGGTACAAGGACGTGAAGAAGAGCATAGTTTATAACCACTAAGGAAAGTGATAGTAATGGGACAATATTCTAATAATGATGCGACACCGGCGAGGTATTCGATGTCGGTTTCAGAGTATCCACTTGCCAATGTGCAGGTTCCCTATCAGTATAAGATAGAAAAGTCCTTCTCGAGTGAGGAAGCAACATGCTTTCTAGTGAACTCGCTTAGCCGTGAACAGCTTCCTTCTCTTAAGAGGAGACCAAGCTCGGAAGAAGCTGCTGCTACACATAAGAAAACCAAGacagaagcagaagagCTGGCGAGAGGCATCAGGTATAATGCTCTTCAATATGGGAAGAACGGAGCTGGAGAATCAGTAGCGGGTTTAGGTGCTACTGTTAGCGCTGCCAACCCTAGCTCGGTCCATGGAGATTGTTCAAGTGATGCCGAGAGTATTATAGATGCTGCTATTGAAGCATCAGAACGGGATTTTGACACAGAGTTATGTGAACCTGATAGTTCCGCAGAAGAAGGTACAGCTGTGGCTCCTCCTGTGTTGAGCACAGCTCCGGTACCCCAAGTGCCGGTGGAGGCATTGCCGATATCACCTTTGGACTCCCCAGGGTACACACCCCCATTCACTGGATTTGCGACTACAAATCCCACTAACACCACCGTTTCCGGAGTTGAAAGCAACGTGGTGCTTGGGAATATTTCTGCTTCCCCAACTTTACAAGATACAATGCGAAATGTTGCAAGTAATGCTTTTCTACAGCTACCGCATTCCGCCTATAAGAACTTGATTTTCCAGTTGATCTCTAAGATGAACCGCAGTGAGTTGTCTGATCTATCTACACTATTAAAAGACCACTTAAAAAGGGACTTTTTACAATCACTACCAATTGAAATATCGATGAACATATTGGATAATCTAGGATTTGAAGATATATGTTCATGTCTTTTGGTTAATAGCGCATGGAACAATCTGATTAAAAATAGTCCCCATATCTGGAAAAGGCTAATGTTGAATGAGGGGTTTATTACTAAGGATAAATTTAGTTCATATTGTGACCGAGTGCCAGAAAATTATCGTTTGTTGCCTAATCCTGATGATAGATTCCGATTAGACTTTTTAGAAAACAGATGGATTTTAGAAAATTGGTATAACCCTAGTTATAAACCGGGTAGAACATGCCTTGATGGACACAGAACCAACGTAGTAACATGTCTTCAATTTGAAGGAGACTATATTATCACTGGTGCTGATGATAAGAGGATAAATGTTTATGATGCCGAAAAAGAACAATTCAAACTAGAGTTGGTAGGCCATGAAGGGGGGGTTTGGGCTCTGAAATATGTTGGAGATGAAATACTTGTAAGTGGTTCAACAGATCGTACGGTTAGGATTTGGAATGTGAAAGCTGGAAAATGTACACATGTCTTTAAAGGACACACATCCACAGTCAGGTGCTTGGACGTAGTAGAGCATGAGGGtataaaatatattgtTACCGGTTCAAGGGATAATACTTTACATGTATGGAAACTGCCTGACCCTAAAGCTCCCGATTATAATCCAAACATAACCAAACAATTTAGCAATACGGGGGATAATCCATTTTTTGTCGGTATATTAAGAGGGCATATGTCTTCAGTACGTGCTGTATCGGGGCACGGTAATATTGTGGTTAGCGGGTCTTACGATCACAATTTGATGGTATGGGATATTGCCAAGATGAAACTTCGTTATGTTCTAACAGGACATACAAATAAAATATATTCAACTTTATATGATCATAAAATGAAACGGTGCATATCCGCTAGTTTGGATACTACTATAAGGGTCTGGGATCTTGCAGAGATTCATAATAATGGTTCCGTTACACCTGTTAATTCTACAAGTGCTTCAAAGGTTTCTGGATCTTTACGTACATTATGTGGTCATACTGGTCTTGTTGGTCTTTTAGGTTTGTCCGACAAGTATTTGGTAAGCGCAGCTGCAGATGGGTCTCTTCGCGTATGGGACTCAACAGATTATTCTAAACaattttcttttcatcATACAAATTCAAGTGCAATTACTACGTTCTTTATGTCGGATAACCTATTGGTTAGCGGTTCCGAACACCAGTTTAATATTTACGATCTAAGAACTGGTAGATTGGTTCATAAGCATCTTTTAAATGATGCGGACCAAATATGGGGCGTTAAATTTAATAACAGGAAACTAGTTGCCGCTGTAGAGTCCAACGGCCATAGTTACGTTGAAATTTTGGACTTTGGCTCTAGGAATAGGCCCGTAAATTTTGCATCAATGAGGTCACCTCCGTCTTCATCCAGCTTTTTGAATCACTCGAGGGCGCCTTCAACGTTCAGCTAGAGAAATTGTATTTGCTATTGTACCTAGTGATCTATATTAGAGTAACCAGCAAAAAATGATATCCCTATGTGATTATGAGCTTATTGTAACTATTGGTAAGGTTTTAAGCTATTAATAGTCCGTAATAAACCTGTCGAAGTGGCTCATTCGTCCTTCCAATTAAATATATCTAAGAGTATATCTAGGCTATTCCTGCTTATACAACTTACATAAATCTCCGTCCTTTTTGCTGACGCAGCGTAATTTTTTCGTCCCATATTATCTATTCTCCCTTCTCCTTTTCAAATAGAATTTAACGTACTCGGTGTATCTACCGCCACCATGGTAGACTACAACAACGTTGTTAAATTCTAAGAGACTGATTAAATATAAGTCCCTTGGAACATTGGGATATCTATTCAACTAAGAAAATCAAGTTATCGGATCAACACTAATTATTGCGTAATGTCGACATCTTCAAGTTTGACCAAAGAGTCGTATTCAAACATCCCAAGGGATAGTCCAATGAAAAGGCTTTCACCCTCCAGTGGAGTTTTCTCTAGGAACTCTAGACGTGGTGTAAATAATCGTCATCCAATGCGTATATTTGGTCGTTATATGATGGCAAGTGCTCTTATGCTCGTACTTTCTACGGGTTTGGATATATTGTTGGTCGTTAACATCATTATTCAATATCGGACGATGacaattaaaaatattCCTCAGTTTATTTGGAAAGGTGCATGTATTGCCATTTCTATTTTGCTAATTTATGGGTTGAATAAATTTAATCTCTGGTTTTACAGAAAACTGTCTGCTCGCTCAAGCAATTTTTATTCAAGCCTGGGAATACAGCACGGATATGAAATGAGTAACCTTTGAGCTGGATCTCGGGACTCTTTCTATTGCCGCTCAAGTACAGTGCCGTTAATTCTACAGGTTATCGATTACCTATGCACACAAACTGAAACTTTTGAAGATATTGCTGCTCAAGGAAGTAAAACACATCATTATACACTTCAATAGTTAAATAAGCTACATATATATGCTTAATAATAGTATAGCCTTTAGTAGCTGTTGCTGCCTTGTAACATTTATAATTCGTAGTTAATGACCTTAAGCTAACGCGTCTTCACCTGGAATTTCAAGACCGATCATGACTTTATCAACGCGTCTTACGTTTTATATATGTAGAGTCTTAATACGCTAATAAAGGTGCTTCACAAAGTAAGAGGTTAGTGTAAGCCATGGGTCAACTAATTGGTTTAGAACTGCATAATTTCAAGTCGTACAAAGGAACGCACAATGTTGGATTCGGTAACAAGCATTTTATAAGCATTGTAGGGCCTAATGGGTCTGGAAAATCAAATATGATGGATGCTATATCATTTGTTTTAGGTATAAGGAGTAGTCATTTGAGATCAAATGCTCTTGTGGATTTAATTTATAGAGGTAGAATGGATGAGAAGACTGCTGAAGAAGATTCAAATCCGGATTCAGCTTATGTTAAAGCCTTCTACCGAAAAACTATTAATGAGGAAGAAGCtaatgaggaagaagatatCGTCGAGTTCATGCGAACAATTCATAATACAGGTGATAGCACATATAATATCAACGGCAATGTTGTTAGTTTTAAAGAATATAATCGAATTCTAGAAGGGGAAAGTATTCTTGTGAAAGCTAGAAACTTTTTAGTATTCCAGGGTGATGTCGAACAAATTGCATCGCAGTCCAGTTTAGAGCTAACTAAGCTGTTTGAGCAAGTTTCAGGATCTATTCAGTACCAAAGAGAGTATGAACGGTTAAAAGAGGAATATAAGGCAGCTACAGCGGACTACAACGAAGCCTTAAAGTCGAAAAGGAAA
This window of the Eremothecium sinecaudum strain ATCC 58844 chromosome VII, complete sequence genome carries:
- a CDS encoding HGL024Wp (Syntenic homolog of Ashbya gossypii AGL024W-A; Syntenic homolog of Ashbya gossypii NOHBY748; No homolog in Saccharomyces cerevisiae; Syntenic homolog of Kluyveromyces lactis KLLA0D07524g), encoding MSTSSSLTKESYSNIPRDSPMKRLSPSSGVFSRNSRRGVNNRHPMRIFGRYMMASALMLVLSTGLDILLVVNIIIQYRTMTIKNIPQFIWKGACIAISILLIYGLNKFNLWFYRKLSARSSNFYSSLGIQHGYEMSNL
- the IES1 gene encoding Ies1p (Syntenic homolog of Ashbya gossypii AGL028C; Syntenic homolog of Saccharomyces cerevisiae YFL013C (IES1)) gives rise to the protein MMSNGRVYDPIHDVFQVQNENDLGSLVLSKNAVLSQDTYTQEDGTIGREMDHDDESTQSDEARQLVDYHRNGSLKQNHMTPTKKKGKEPSRYTRHLKKQDGEQFTRKDIQYAFLYELLSDKRQIFENIFRSTFSITAQESDDADTLNVTDVNYNARFFIANKKLTFSQLYVLTIASSKKCSKILRDKLLFDHQVAFSTCVLSLLVNFGRLNTTVNFFPEMTSQLRTFHSIPCLQHQRRDPKSLQDTPRIKSILKTIPLGQEPLKLSTWYSSTDRKFRPNIVNLLFTICDNPQIVNVHFVLPYIDADTTLFEIFDSPKYQPKDRASFFLWLAYIHLETSLTPEDIQPALKLFGIDDKFPMRLATQEYDIDTEAELIFGSHQNQRRLRFLKKHPRKALSDTQGGSDQNLKDENLGDMAFDSGPTNSEEANDETYDVLKPPAKPAPKQAKMRPRTRVKVVHQESSQDLLKPAIAESTPAEASQQEEDFSSWAQTVDEMIEADSNYQVAPDLTHSEAQALLLRAHKVARKKRQELGLIKAFDEYEDIALATVIGVRGKKRKKFSDGVLGYETDYMNYMHTAKKIFLKSLDQPLPEQHFNL
- the AIM7 gene encoding Aim7p (Syntenic homolog of Ashbya gossypii AGL031W; Syntenic homolog of Saccharomyces cerevisiae YDR063W (AIM7)); the encoded protein is MSALTSIPQNTKDRIRQFRFSTSRADTIKAIILCIQRSPSYEVIIDEECTEEAEEVNNIEDLRDVLPANEPRYVLLAYPTSTVDLRKRTLLVLLYWKPVTVVSQEWKMVYAGALEHVRSECAPNKYVEVTSSLEDDNDVDELKGQLEIK
- the CDC4 gene encoding SCF ubiquitin ligase complex subunit CDC4 (Syntenic homolog of Ashbya gossypii AGL024W; Syntenic homolog of Saccharomyces cerevisiae YFL009W (CDC4) and Non-syntenic homolog of Saccharomyces cerevisiae YER066W (RRT13)); its protein translation is MGQYSNNDATPARYSMSVSEYPLANVQVPYQYKIEKSFSSEEATCFLVNSLSREQLPSLKRRPSSEEAAATHKKTKTEAEELARGIRYNALQYGKNGAGESVAGLGATVSAANPSSVHGDCSSDAESIIDAAIEASERDFDTELCEPDSSAEEGTAVAPPVLSTAPVPQVPVEALPISPLDSPGYTPPFTGFATTNPTNTTVSGVESNVVLGNISASPTLQDTMRNVASNAFLQLPHSAYKNLIFQLISKMNRSELSDLSTLLKDHLKRDFLQSLPIEISMNILDNLGFEDICSCLLVNSAWNNLIKNSPHIWKRLMLNEGFITKDKFSSYCDRVPENYRLLPNPDDRFRLDFLENRWILENWYNPSYKPGRTCLDGHRTNVVTCLQFEGDYIITGADDKRINVYDAEKEQFKLELVGHEGGVWALKYVGDEILVSGSTDRTVRIWNVKAGKCTHVFKGHTSTVRCLDVVEHEGIKYIVTGSRDNTLHVWKLPDPKAPDYNPNITKQFSNTGDNPFFVGILRGHMSSVRAVSGHGNIVVSGSYDHNLMVWDIAKMKLRYVLTGHTNKIYSTLYDHKMKRCISASLDTTIRVWDLAEIHNNGSVTPVNSTSASKVSGSLRTLCGHTGLVGLLGLSDKYLVSAAADGSLRVWDSTDYSKQFSFHHTNSSAITTFFMSDNLLVSGSEHQFNIYDLRTGRLVHKHLLNDADQIWGVKFNNRKLVAAVESNGHSYVEILDFGSRNRPVNFASMRSPPSSSSFLNHSRAPSTFS
- the RPS13 gene encoding 40S ribosomal protein uS15 (Syntenic homolog of Ashbya gossypii AGL030W; Syntenic homolog of Saccharomyces cerevisiae YDR064W (RPS13); 1-intron in Ashbya gossypii); translation: MGRMHSKGKGMSSSAIPYSRNAPAWFKGSSDAVVEQIIKYARKGLTPSQIGVLLRDAHGVTQAKVVTGNKIMRILKSNGLAPEIPEDLYFLIKKAVSVRKHLERNRKDKDAKFRLILIESRIHRLARYYRTVSVLPPNWKYESATASALVN
- the CTF19 gene encoding Ctf19p (Syntenic homolog of Ashbya gossypii AGL029W; Syntenic homolog of Saccharomyces cerevisiae YPL018W (CTF19)) — its product is MDFTSDLYADDGDIPSTSTRGTSGRSSDLVNNEELELVRLQERKVSLIAQREELLAEVTKHQQKLIDFRENPSLELKGTEKSKKPVDLVHLPNDPGSLLELFTKTLPIVNSIKRQKKVDEIDVINGNSELEDELAAKYDALPLLNSDLRLKMLRRSCPYMKVELLKPPSVQILYLSETDLDSKFTLGYEVDIDTNNGKVLSLENLKVSDNIVSDFEVLLDYATSTLNIGYLLFGCNEFARLCVSRKTVLSNLKQSVLNSISHIEVIDENEQSIKLAKFAWKIKVEYSISFITETLPSPCSQIFVTLYKNGQKTKSVQDIVNGMIKEYGVVGGIVEFIKSLFI